From Carassius gibelio isolate Cgi1373 ecotype wild population from Czech Republic chromosome B23, carGib1.2-hapl.c, whole genome shotgun sequence, the proteins below share one genomic window:
- the LOC128011694 gene encoding uncharacterized protein LOC128011694 yields MITPDTVSIVAREVRLEVYLNGVFYTGDSCFVLDGKDVQLELEITDAIYDLLGFSGNQEIDVKLQVMTDDHISVSSCSPGEMHVQLETDENEHMSVCEVKDLQLEMNRNSISELKSPEPVSEDESDPVPAGASGEQALDDEENRSTELTTGQMTKNISAVFQGFCAAFQGKMPNPVGEAEVDLIGPDGSYVPDPSAHEPESETYLVDSEQSCFTETDLVAPPEPKLDPVDPEESCVSPEENTSTMKNKKVHGFVMTKRTEYATVRNIKKISTFLQNDRPKHVGVSARPDLELNVPDPEPGENPDDPPEDDWDLAPPQESCAPAASVPEPESKVTSELSMLENYVPLNVFQLEDRLEKYTPLKQRHVTNVWPRLFIGDEEMATDRDALQEMCITHILNAAAPKKHLKYYLGRFNDEDMVGTVNTGSRYYRGLHINYYGLPTADRHCSDISKCFIPAAKFIDKALEKRASKVLICCKQGVEHSVTLFLAYLMICHDMMVEEAIDHVMKERRIRPSRDVLKKLMLLNADLVLQRKLKLQDIKTGRKRNKWQLKKRRALI; encoded by the exons ATGATAACTCCAGACACAGTGTCTATAGTGGCGAGAGAGGTGCGTCTGGAGGTTTATCTCAACGGTGTCTTCTACACCGGAGACAGTTGCTTTGTATTAGATGGTAAAGATGTGCAGCTGGAGCTGGAGATCACCGATGCCATCTACGACCTTCTCGGCTTCAGCGGTAATCAAGAGATAGATGTGAAGCTGCAGGTCATGACGGATGACCACATCTCCGTCAGTTCCTGCAGTCCAGGAGAGATGCACGTACAGCTGGAGACTGACGAGAATGAGCACATGTCGGTGTGTGAGGTCAAAGATCTGCAGCTGGAGATGAACAGGAACAGCATCTCGGAGCTGAAGAGCCCTGAGCCGGTGTCTGAAGATGAGAGCGATCCAGTCCCAGCAGGAGCTTCAGGAGAACAAGCCCTGGATGATGAGGAGAACCGCTCAACAG AACTCACCACTGGGCAGATGACCAAGAACATTAGTGCAGTCTTCCAGGGATTTTGTGCAGCTTTCCAGGGAAAAATGCCGAACCCTGTTGGGGAAGCTGAAGTGGATCTGATTGGTCCAGATGGATCATATGTCCCAGATCCAAGTGCTCATGAGCCAGAATCTGAAACATATCTGGTCGATTCTGAGCAATCGTGTTTCACTGAAACTGATCTGGTTGCTCCTCCAGAACCTAAACTGGATCCGGTTGATCCAGAGGAATCATGCGTCAGCCCGGAAG AAAATACCAGCACGATGAAGAATAAGAAAGTCCATGGCTTCGTCATGACCAAGAGAACGGAATATGCTACAGTGAGGAACATAAAGAAAATCAGCACTTTCCTCCAGAACGACAGGCCGAAGCATGTTGGAGTCTCAGCGCGGCCAGATTTGGAGCTGAACGTTCCTGATCCAGAACCTGGAGAGAATCCGGATGATCCTCCTGAAGATGATTGGGATCTGGCTCCTCCACAGGAATCATGTGCACCAGCTGCAAGCGTTCCTGAGCCGGAATCTAAAGTGACATCTGAGCTTTCAATGTTGGAAAACTACGTCCCTCTAAACGTGTTCCAACTGGAGGATCGTTTGGAGAAATACACACCTCTCAAACAAAGACACGTGACTAACGTCTGGCCCAGGCTCTTCATCGGAGATGA AGAGATGGCCACCGACCGAGATGCTCTGCAGGAGATGTGCATCACTCACATCCTCAACGCTGCAGCACCAAAGAAGCATCTTAAATACTACTTAGGACGTTTTAATGATGAAGACATGGTAGGAACGGTCAATACAGGGTCCAGATATTACAGAGGCTTGCACATCAATTATTACGGCTTGCCTACAGCAGACAGACACTGTTCTGACATCAGCAAGTGCTTCATACCAGCTGCCAAATTCATTGACAAGGCCCTGGAGAAGCGAGCAA GTAaggtgctgatttgctgcaagcAGGGTGTGGAGCACTCGGTGACTCTGTTTCTGGCGTATCTGATGATCTGTCATGACATGATGGTGGAGGAGGCCATCGATCACGTCATGAAGGAGAGACGCATCAGACCCTCCAGAGACGTCCTGAAGAAGCTGATGCTCCTCAACGCTGACCTGGTGCTGCAGAGAAAACTGAAACTGCAGGACATCAAAACCGGCCGAAAGAGGAACAAGTGGCAGCTTAAAAAAAGGAGAGCgctgatataa
- the LOC128011417 gene encoding uncharacterized protein LOC128011417 produces the protein MAERLERLIRKRRAVRASTTRLLQDIETEVDKEDPVIERLRELLALLSEKGETLLELDVGIEEGTDTDDLENEIADVEEYKERVITAKSRAHRVIQRNRESSRPSSTEPSLHRQTVKLPKLIINKFNGEISQWQDFWNQFETAIHKNDALSKTEKFNYLKTYLTGAASKAIAGLMLTDSNYDHAIELLQNRFGRKDLLVNAHMTKLLNLCPVKKSNDVTALRQLYDECEVHIRSLESLGVASEAYGSLLCPVLLQMIPDDITLQYSRQRGASDEWKVSEVMEFLQKEILSRERTMQLIKPSNSRDSQSYQKPVKRQDTSFEMKHRKHNMPSAAVLQTTSQRIQNCLFCDSAAHKTELCPETDIAARKDKLMKMGRCFVCLGPKHIARFCKTKMCCNVCGSRHHSAVCERRETRNSDTDDNKDNVVSSFASHSVKIQPAKQNNTVLLQTVRACAEGPGGCRNIRCLLDGGSQRSFISENTVRALKLPVIKQETVTLHTFGSTAPVTAKRNTVKLTLQNIWKKEQKIEIEALETPQVCTAVMKIPGEHIQAELERKGLQLADHTDDGTYDTELSMLIGADYYWRIVSGRVERITDALVAIESIFGWSVQGPVKMSSVADSACMQVQVTEDTLVSERLKAFWEIESLGITMKQTDSPEDEEALHKFEKTTLYKDGRYEVELPWRPDKPELPDNYRIARKRFEGLKRKLQSDVVMCHRYNEVVNDYLEQGIVEDAVEEESSPTTVKYYMPHHAVLREDKVTTKLRVVFDASSHDTDSPSLNDCLLTGPNLNPDLLSILIKFRLHAIAFTADIKKAFLQISLAEKDRDAVRFLWLDALPHEVRGEKLRVLRMTRVVFGVSPSPFLLAATVRKHLKKYEAQLPEVVKIIKESLYVDDFISSASDVENAFSITANAKQIMSTAGMDLCKWTTNCPELKEKWKMMMNELAPETETPGAVLKVLGLVWRTEKDDFVFDLTALLDAVAKRENTKRSVLKLSARIFDPIGFLTPFTVRVKCLFQEMWIRGLGWDEELPTDLAKEWQSWCSELPQIHHIVIPRWYGIKSEHKHDAQQLHVFCDASEKAYSTVAYLLREADDGTKSTCLVASKSRVAPLKKMSLPRLELMGAVIGARLGNNLLKPLNMELQQVHLWTDSMIVLQWIRSPAYRWKQFVSNRVAEIQSLTNPAMWFHCKGKANPADLPTRGQTVANLKESGLWWKGPPFLTTPNLSEESDEDQSVEDVTNELKQVQQISVQLSSSSDQSETEPVLDLPKYSKLKRVLRVTAWIKRFVHNTSSNSRRRGELTAEEMFEAEKYWTKVTQVCSFSHEISLMKAGKTLNSDSKIRDLKPFLDADELLCVGGRLQQSDFSYREKHPWILPSKGRYCELLVQYNHEVTMHSGLRDTLVQIRSRHWILRGRQLVKGILSKCTVCKRFKAKPAQQDTAPLPRDRIIESPPFAVTGIDFAGPLYVKNDHVLCKAYVALFTCAVTRAVHLELVSSQSTESFLLALKRFVSRRGLCKVIYSDNAKTFKRANQDLSELWHAIKDPQLLEYFSGKGISWRFIVERAAWWGGFWERLVRSVKTCLRKVLGRASLTFEEMTTLLTEVEATLNSRPLTFVHNEADEPQPLTPAHFLVGERLTSLPPKPFPADHDHTTVSKEEMTRRWGYKNRLMTNLWNRWRKDYLLDLKSAHSCSTQKPTVLKTGDIVLIGDANMPRQTWKLGKIEELFPGRDGKVRSCAVRTSTGTVLRRPVQLLYALEI, from the coding sequence ATGGCGGAGCGACTTGAAAGACTAATCAGAAAACGGAGAGCTGTACGCGCTTCCACAACGAGACTTTTACAAGACATCGAAACAGAGGTAGACAAAGAAGATCCAGTCATTGAACGATTACGTGAACTGTTAGCCCTGTTATCTGAAAAGGGGGAAACGCTGCTGGAGTTGGATGTTGGAATCGAGGAAGGGACGGACACCGATGATTTGGAGAATGAAATCGCTGATGTTGAGGAGTATAAAGAGCGAGTCATAACCGCGAAATCACGCGCGCACCGAGTGATACAGAGAAACCGGGAAAGTAGCAGACCGAGCAGCACAGAGCCCTCgctgcacagacaaacagttaAGTTGCCCAAGTTGATTATAAACAAGTTTAACGGTGAAATTAGTCAGTGGCAAGACTTTTGGAATCAGTTTGAAACCGCTATTCACAAGAACGATGCGCTGAGCAAAACAGAGAAGTTCAATTATTTAAAGACGTACCTAACCGGCGCTGCTTCAAAGGCAATAGCGGGACTGATGTTAACAGACAGTAATTATGATCACGCGATCGAGCTGCTGCAGAATCGGTTCGGAAGAAAAGACCTGCTTGTTAACGCTCATATGACCAAACTGCTGAATCTCTGCCCAGTAAAGAAATCAAACGATGTCACTGCTTTGAGACAACTTTATGATGAATGTGAAGTACATATCCGCAGCTTAGAATCGCTGGGTGTCGCATCAGAGGCTTATGGCAGCTTGTTGTGCCCTGTTCTGCTACAGATGATTCCAGATGACATTACTCTCCAGTACAGTCGACAGAGAGGAGCCAGCGATGAATGGAAAGTCTCAGAAGTTATGGAATTCCTGCAGAAAGAGATTCTGAGCAGAGAAAGAACCATGCAGCTGATTAAGCCAAGTAATTCAAGAGACAGTCAAAGTTATCAGAAACCAGTTAAAAGACAAGACACATCATTTGAAATGAAGCACAGAAAACACAACATGCCATCAGCTGCAGTGCTGCAAACCACCAGTCAAAGAATACAGAACTGCCTTTTCTGTGATAGTGCAGCACACAAAACAGAACTGTGTCCCGAAACTGATATTGCTGCACGAAAGgacaaactgatgaagatgggAAGATGCTTTGTGTGTCTTGGGCCAAAGCACATCGCAAGATTCTGTAAGACTAAAATGTGCTGTAATGTATGTGGAAGCCGACACCACAGTGCTGTATGTGAAAGAAGAGAGACACGCAATTCTGACACTGATGATAACAAGGACAATGTAGTTTCTTCTTTTGCTTCCCATTCAGTAAAGATACAGCCCGCTAAACAGAACAACACTGTGCTTCTGCAGACTGTAAGAGCATGTGCAGAAGGACCTGGTGGATGTAGAAATATTCGCTGCTTACTGGATGGAGGCAGTCAGAGAAGCTTCATCAGTGAAAACACAGTGAGAGCTTTAAAGTTACCTGTGATCAAGCAAGAAACAGTCACTCTTCATACTTTTGGCTCTACAGCACCAGTTACAGCAAAGCGCAACACAGTCAAATTAACTCTGCAGAACATCTGGAAGAAGGAGCAGAAAATTGAAATAGAAGCACTCGAGACACCCCAAGTGTGCACTGCCGTGATGAAGATCCCAGGTGAGCACATCCAAGCGGAGCTGGAACGAAAAGGCTTGCAGTTAGCAGATCATACAGACGACGGCACTTATGATACAGAGTTGTCAATGCTGATTGGTGCCGATTACTACTGGCGTATAGTGTCAGGCCGAGTAGAAAGAATTACAGATGCACTTGTAGCCATTGAGAGCATCTTTGGATGGTCAGTGCAAGGCCCAGTCAAAATGTCCAGTGTTGCTGATTCAGCCTGCATGCAAGTGCAAGTTACTGAAGACACACTGGTTTCAGAGCGCCTGAAAGCCTTCTGGGAAATAGAGTCTCTCGGTATCACCATGAAGCAGACAGACAGTCCTGAGGATGAGGAGGCTCTTCACAAGTTTGAAAAGACAACTCTGTACAAAGATGGAAGATATGAAGTTGAACTGCCGTGGCGACCTGACAAGCCAGAACTTCCAGATAACTACAGAATAGCAAGGAAAAGATTTGAAGGCCTTAAGAGAAAGTTGCAGTCAGATGTAGTGATGTGTCACCGATATAATGAAGTTGTGAACGATTACCTTGAGCAGGGCATTGTCGAAGATGCAGTGGAGGAGGAGTCATCTCCGACCACTGTGAAATACTATATGCCTCATCATGCTGTTCTCCGCGAAGACAAGGTAACAACAAAACTCAGAGTAGTGTTTGATGCCTCATCACATGACACAGACTCTCCATCACTTAATGACTGTCTGCTTACTGGTCCTAACCTGAATCCAGATCTGCTCAGTATATTAATCAAGTTCAGACTGCATGCGATTGCATTTACAGCAGATATCAAAAAGGCTTTCTTGCAAATTTCTCTTGCTGAGAAGGACCGAGATGCTGTGCGATTCCTCTGGCTTGATGCACTGCCTCATGAAGTCAGAGGTGAGAAGCTGCGTGTGCTACGGATGACGAGGGTGGTGTTTGGAGTATCTCCCAGCCCATTTCTCCTCGCAGCTACAGTGAGAAAACATTTGAAGAAATATGAAGCCCAACTTCCTGAGGTAGTAAAGATAATAAAGGAATCACTTTATGTCGATGACTTTATCTCAAGTGCAAGTGACGTAGAGAATGCTTTCTCCATAACTGCTAATGCCAAACAGATTATGTCCACAGCTGGCATGGACCTTTGCAAATGGACAACGAACTGTCCAGAGTTGAAGGAGAAATGGAAAATGATGATGAATGAGCTTGCgccagagacagagacaccagGAGCTGTACTGAAGGTGCTAGGCTTGGTGTGGAGGACTGAAAAGGATGATTTCGTCTTTGATCTGACTGCATTGCTGGACGCTGTAGCAAAAAGAGAGAACACCAAAAGGAGCGTTCTGAAACTCTCTGCTCGCATATTCGACCCAATAGGCTTTCTGACTCCTTTCACTGTGCGGGTGAAATGCCTTTTTCAAGAGATGTGGATACGAGGCCTTGGCTGGGATGAGGAGCTGCCTACAGATCTTGCAAAAGAATGGCAAAGCTGGTGTTCAGAACTTCCACAGATCCACCACATAGTCATTCCCCGCTGGTATGGAATAAAATCTGAGCACAAGCATGATGCACAACAACTTCATGTGTTCTGTGACGCAAGTGAGAAAGCTTACAGTACAGTTGCATACTTGCTGCGAGAGGCGGATGATGGAACAAAGTCTACATGCCTCGTTGCTTCAAAGTCCAGGGTAGCCCCGCTGAAAAAGATGTCCCTGCCACGTCTTGAGTTGATGGGAGCAGTCATTGGAGCAAGACTAGGAAACAACTTGCTAAAGCCTCTGAATATGGAGCTACAACAGGTTCACCTTTGGACAGATTCAATGATCGTACTACAGTGGATTCGCAGTCCAGCTTACAGATGGAAACAGTTTGTGTCAAACAGAGTAGCTGAAATACAGTCTTTAACCAACCCGGCAATGTGGTTTCACTGCAAAGGCAAGGCCAATCCAGCAGATCTCCCAACCAGAGGTCAGACCGTAGCTAATCTGAAAGAAAGCGGACTGTGGTGGAAAGGACCCCCATTTCTGACTACTCCAAATCTGTCTGAGGAAAGTGATGAAGATCAGAGTGTTGAAGACGTGACTAATGAGCTAAAACAAGTTCAGCAGATCAGTGTGCAACTCAGCAGCAGCAGTGACCAAAGTGAAACAGAACCTGTGCTAGATTTACCGAAGTACAGTAAACTGAAAAGGGTATTGCGGGTTACTGCTTGGATTAAGAGGTTCGTGCACAACACAAGTTCAAACTCAAGGAGAAGAGGTGAGTTGACTGCTGAAGAAATGTTTGAGGCTGAGAAGTACTGGACCAAAGTGACACAAGTTTGCAGTTTTAGTCATGAGATTAGTTTGATGAAAGCTGGAAAAACCCTGAATTCAGATTCCAAAATCAGAGATCTGAAACCTTTCCTTGATGCTGATGAATTGCTCTGTGTTGGAGGCAGATTGCAACAGTCAGACTTCAGTTACAGAGAAAAACACCCATGGATTCTACCTAGCAAAGGCAGATATTGTGAGCTGCTGGTCCAGTACAACCATGAAGTTACCATGCATTCTGGTCTAAGAGACACTCTTGTACAAATAAGAAGTAGACACTGGATTTTGCGAGGCAGACAACTCGTAAAGGGTATCCTGTCAAAATGTACTGTTTGCAAAAGATTTAAAGCAAAACCCGCACAACAGGACACGGCTCCACTCCCACGAGACAGAATAATAGAGAGCCCTCCATTCGCAGTGACTGGTATAGACTTTGCAGGTCCACTGTATGTGAAGAATGATCATGTGCTATGCAAGGCTTATGTTGCTCTGTTCACATGTGCAGTCACCAGAGCAGTGCATTTGGAGCTTGTATCAAGTCAGTCAACAGAAAGCTTCCTGTTAGCACTTAAGCGATTTGTTTCTAGAAGAGGATTGTGCAAGGTCATTTATTCAGACAATGCCAAAACTTTCAAAAGAGCAAACCAAGACCTCAGTGAGCTGTGGCATGCCATCAAAGATCCACAACtgctggaatacttctcagggaAGGGCATCAGCTGGCGCTTCATCGTAGAGCGAGCGGCCTGGTGGGGTGGATTTTGGGAAAGGCTAGTGAGGTCTGTAAAGACGTGCCTGAGAAAGGTGCTAGGAAGAGCATCGCTCACCTTTGAAGAAATGACTACACTCCTCACAGAAGTAGAAGCTACACTGAATTCCAGACCCCTTACCTTTGTCCACAATGAAGCTGACGAGCCACAGCCACTGACACCTGCTCACTTCCTGGTTGGTGAACGACTAACTTCACTGCCGCCAAAACCATTTCCTGCAGACCATGATCATACCACTGTGAGTAAGGAAGAGATGACAAGGAGGTGGGGATACAAAAACAGACTCATGACCAATCTGTGGAATCGTTGGAGGAAAGACTATCTGCTAGACTTGAAATCTGCACATTCTTGCAGCACACAGAAACCCACTGTGCTGAAAACAGGTGACATTGTTCTCATAGGAGATGCCAACATGCCAAGACAAACCTGGAAATTAGGAAAAATTGAAGAGCTGTTTCCAGGCAGAGATGGCAAAGTTAGATCCTGTGCTGTTCGCACATCCACAGGAACTGTATTAAGAAGACCCGTTCAGTTGCTTTATGCATTAGAGATTTAA